In one Candidatus Rokuibacteriota bacterium genomic region, the following are encoded:
- the gcvPB gene encoding aminomethyl-transferring glycine dehydrogenase subunit GcvPB, which yields MTTRPSYDKLIFELSSPGRFAYSLPACDVPGGDAAALVPAAFIRQRAPELPEVSEVDVVRHYSRLSQLNYGVDTHFYPLGSCTMKYNPKVNEDMARLPGFARLHPLTPEAASQGALGLMHELARDLAEIAGMDHVSLQPAAGAQGELAGVLMIRAYHLARGERRHTVLIPDSAHGTNPASVALAGFAVVQLRSDDNGEVDLADLERHLDEDVAAFMITQPNTLGLFESRIHRITEMCHARGVQVYMDGANLNAILGLTRPGDLGFDVCHFNLHKTFTTPHGGGGPGAGPVGVKAHLAPFLPVPVVAQAEDGEFALDWNRPQSIGKLQAFWGNFGMLVRAYAYIRTMGPDGLRAVSENAVLNANYVLKRLEKDYDRSAPGPCMHECVVSARRQKRLGVSAMDIAKRLLDLGFYAPTTYFPLIIEEALMIEPTETESRETLDAFCDALIQIAREAETDPALVQEAPVTTPVRRLDQTLAARQPVLRWTRPVT from the coding sequence ATGACCACGCGACCGAGCTACGACAAGCTGATCTTCGAGCTCTCCTCCCCGGGGCGCTTCGCCTACTCGCTGCCGGCCTGCGACGTGCCGGGGGGCGACGCCGCGGCGCTCGTGCCCGCCGCGTTCATCCGCCAGAGGGCGCCCGAGCTGCCCGAGGTGTCCGAGGTGGACGTCGTGCGGCACTACTCGCGGCTCAGCCAGCTGAACTACGGCGTGGACACCCACTTCTACCCGCTGGGCTCCTGCACCATGAAGTACAACCCGAAGGTCAACGAGGACATGGCGCGGCTGCCCGGGTTCGCGCGACTGCACCCGCTGACGCCGGAGGCGGCCTCCCAGGGGGCGCTCGGCCTCATGCACGAGCTGGCCCGCGACCTCGCCGAGATCGCCGGCATGGACCACGTCTCGCTCCAGCCGGCCGCCGGCGCCCAGGGCGAGCTGGCCGGCGTCCTCATGATCCGCGCCTACCATCTGGCGCGGGGCGAGCGGCGCCACACGGTGCTCATCCCCGACTCGGCGCACGGGACCAACCCTGCCTCGGTGGCCCTGGCGGGCTTCGCCGTCGTCCAGCTCCGATCGGATGACAACGGCGAGGTGGACCTGGCCGACCTCGAGCGCCACCTCGACGAGGACGTGGCGGCCTTCATGATCACCCAGCCCAACACGCTGGGGCTCTTCGAGTCGCGGATCCACCGGATCACCGAGATGTGTCATGCCCGGGGCGTGCAGGTCTACATGGACGGGGCCAACCTCAACGCCATCCTCGGTCTCACGCGTCCGGGGGACCTCGGCTTCGATGTCTGTCACTTCAACCTGCACAAGACCTTCACGACGCCCCACGGCGGCGGGGGTCCCGGCGCGGGGCCGGTGGGGGTCAAGGCGCACCTGGCGCCCTTCCTGCCGGTGCCGGTGGTGGCGCAGGCGGAGGACGGGGAGTTCGCGCTGGACTGGAACCGGCCGCAGTCCATCGGCAAGCTGCAGGCCTTCTGGGGCAACTTCGGCATGCTGGTGCGGGCCTACGCCTATATCCGCACCATGGGGCCCGACGGGCTCCGCGCCGTGTCCGAGAACGCGGTGCTCAACGCCAACTACGTCCTCAAGCGTCTGGAGAAGGACTACGACCGCTCGGCCCCCGGGCCGTGCATGCACGAGTGCGTGGTCTCGGCGCGCCGGCAGAAGCGCCTCGGGGTCAGCGCCATGGACATCGCCAAGCGGCTCCTGGACCTCGGCTTCTACGCGCCCACCACGTATTTCCCGCTGATCATCGAGGAAGCGCTGATGATCGAGCCTACGGAGACCGAGTCCCGGGAGACCCTCGACGCCTTCTGCGACGCTCTGATCCAGATCGCCCGCGAGGCCGAGACGGACCCGGCGCTGGTGCAGGAGGCGCCGGTGACGACGCCGGTGCGGCGGCTCGACCAGACGCTCGCCGCGCGCCAGCCGGTCCTGCGCTGGACGCGGCCGGTGACGTGA